In the Leguminivora glycinivorella isolate SPB_JAAS2020 chromosome 14, LegGlyc_1.1, whole genome shotgun sequence genome, one interval contains:
- the LOC125233532 gene encoding uncharacterized protein LOC125233532 produces the protein MNENGQRLLEFCASNNLCVTNTFFRSKMAHKVSWKHPRSGHWHQLDFIICRKRDLRDILNTRTYHSAVCDTDHSLVLSKIKLVPRKIHSARPQCKVRAPLDTSKLNVDAAKSSFVSHLENRLSLETLESSQSLESAWTTFKTTLVQTATDSLGRRARRQDDWFAANEYVLQPLVEEKRKAHLNYIQNPTVARYKDSYKAAKSNLQRVSRACANSYWTDLCTKIQLCHDVGDYRGMYQNIKTAIGPTIRKRAAIKDLNGEPILDKNRQLERWAQHYTDLYAEPILISASALETLPKFPVASDLDNAPTFEELHIAIRGLKLGKSVGRDGIPAELLRVGYVSSLLFVILSRCWEEGTVPQDMRDANIVTLYKGKGDRGDCNHYRGISLLSIAGKALAKVILKRLEILADRVYPESQCGFRAGRSTMDMIFSLRQIQEKCREQQVPLYTAFVDLRKAFDTVSREGLYRVLEHIGCPNILLSIIKSFHDNMRGTVVFEGKNLTRLM, from the coding sequence ATGAATGAAAACGGTCAGCGTCTCCTTGAATTCTGCGCATCCAACAATCTTTGTGTCACTAACACCTTCTTCCGAAGCAAAATGGCTCACAAGGTGTCATGGAAACATCCTAGGTCGGGACATTGGCACCAATTAGACTTTATTATATGTAGGAAAAGAGACTTGCGTGATATTTTAAATACTCGTACCTATCACAGCGCTGTTTGCGATACGGACCACTCCTTGGTACTGTCTAAAATTAAGCTTGTACCAAGGAAAATACACTCAGCAAGACCGCAGTGCAAAGTGAGAGCACCATTAGACACCTCAAAATTAAATGTTGACGCTGCTAAAAGCAGTTTTGTATCGCACTTAGAGAACAGGCTTAGCTTAGAAACCTTAGAGTCCTCACAAAGTCTCGAATCTGCTTGGACGACCTTTAAGACCACCCTTGTACAAACTGCTACAGATTCTCTGGGAAGGAGAGCTAGGAGACAGGACGACTGGTTTGCTGCAAATGAGTACGTTTTACAGCCTCTTGTTGAGGAGAAGAGGAAAGCTCATCTCAACTACATACAGAATCCAACCGTCGCTCGTTATAAGGACAGCTATAAGGCTGCTAAATCAAACCTACAACGCGTCTCTCGAGCATGTGCAAACTCTTATTGGACCGACTTGTGTACAAAGATCCAACTATGTCATGATGTTGGCGACTATAGGGGAATGTACCAGAATATCAAGACAGCAATCGGTCCTACCATTAGGAAGCGTGCTGCTATCAAGGACCTAAATGGTGAGCCAATTTTGGACAAAAACAGGCAGCTGGAGAGATGGGCACAACACTACACGGATCTTTATGCAGAACCTATCTTAATCAGCGCTTCGGCTTTAGAAACCCTTCCGAAATTCCCTGTAGCATCAGACTTAGATAACGCACCTACTTTTGAGGAACTTCATATTGCTATTAGGGGACTAAAATTAGGGAAAAGTGTTGGGCGGGATGGTATCCCTGCAGAACTTCTTCGTGTTGGATACGTGTCTTCACTACTGTTTGTCATACTCTCGCGTTGCTGGGAAGAAGGAACTGTACCACAAGACATGAGGGACGCTAATATAGTTACGTTGTATAAAGGAAAGGGAGACAGAGGGGATTGTAACCACTATAGGGGAATATCACTACTAAGCATCGCAGGAAAAGCCTTAGCAAAAGTGATTCTGAAGAGGCTAGAGATATTAGCTGATCGAGTATATCCAGAATCACAATGTGGCTTCAGAGCTGGAAGGTCTACCATGGATATGATATTCTCTTTGAGGCAGATACAGGAGAAGTGTCGAGAACAACAGGTGCCCCTCTATACCGCTTTTGTAGACCTCAGAAAAGCCTTTGATACGGTCAGTCGCGAGGGGCTCTATAGGGTGCTCGAACACATTGGTTGCCCAAATATCCTCTTAAGTATCATTAAGTCCTTCCATGACAACATGCGTGGAACTGTTGTATTTGAGGGGAAGAATCTGACCCGTTTAATGTGA